The following coding sequences lie in one Flavobacterium sediminis genomic window:
- a CDS encoding endonuclease gives MKKITLFALFVAQIALAQAPAGYYDSTVGLTGYALKTQLKKIIDDNTDGLTPEYLHTDQGYSSLWTLFANNNAFHDIYDENDNTLYDMYSEVPGGTDPYNFTLVTNQCGSYSGEGDCYNREHLIPQSYFDHFAVAPMKNDPFHAVPSDGYVNGQRNNLPFGEVSSATYTSQNGSQKGSNITDAYSSYNGTVFEPLDEFKGDIARCFFYFATRYEDLMDDFYSGANASTCEAKNMFDGSTDKVFSDAFIFRLIKWHKEDPVSAKEINQNNVIFSYQNNRNPFIDNPDFVCEIYPTQCAAVDALEAESFALNSVSLFPNPSATGEFTVQSQTPLTLVTVYTINGQVIQQLKPQSEIFKINNLSKGFYLIKLDTDAASTIQKVIVN, from the coding sequence ATGAAAAAAATTACTTTATTTGCCTTATTTGTAGCCCAAATTGCTTTAGCACAAGCTCCTGCCGGATATTATGATTCTACTGTAGGATTAACCGGTTATGCTTTAAAAACCCAACTGAAAAAAATTATTGACGATAATACTGACGGTTTAACTCCGGAGTATCTGCATACTGATCAAGGTTATAGTTCTTTATGGACTTTGTTTGCTAACAATAATGCGTTCCATGATATTTATGACGAAAACGATAACACTTTATACGACATGTATTCAGAAGTTCCGGGCGGAACTGATCCTTATAATTTTACATTAGTAACCAACCAATGTGGTTCTTATTCCGGTGAAGGAGATTGTTACAACAGAGAGCATTTAATTCCGCAGTCGTATTTTGATCATTTTGCTGTAGCTCCAATGAAAAATGACCCTTTTCATGCAGTTCCTTCAGATGGTTATGTAAATGGTCAACGTAATAATCTGCCTTTCGGGGAAGTAAGTTCAGCGACTTATACATCACAAAACGGTTCTCAAAAAGGAAGCAATATTACAGATGCTTACTCTAGCTACAACGGGACGGTTTTTGAACCGCTTGATGAATTTAAAGGGGATATTGCTCGTTGCTTCTTTTATTTTGCTACACGTTATGAAGACCTGATGGATGATTTTTACAGCGGAGCGAATGCTTCTACTTGTGAAGCAAAAAATATGTTTGACGGTTCTACAGACAAAGTATTCTCTGACGCCTTTATCTTTCGATTGATCAAATGGCATAAGGAAGACCCTGTTTCTGCAAAAGAGATCAATCAGAATAATGTTATTTTCTCATATCAGAACAACAGAAACCCATTTATAGATAATCCTGATTTTGTATGTGAAATCTATCCGACGCAGTGTGCTGCTGTTGATGCATTAGAAGCGGAAAGCTTTGCCTTAAATAGTGTCTCTCTTTTCCCTAATCCTAGTGCAACCGGTGAATTTACGGTACAGTCTCAGACTCCGTTAACTTTAGTTACGGTTTATACCATTAACGGACAAGTGATCCAACAACTTAAACCTCAAAGTGAGATATTCAAAATCAATAACTTGTCTAAAGGCTTTTATTTGATTAAATTAGATACTGATGCTGCTTCTACGATACAAAAAGTTATTGTGAACTAA